GGCTGGACGATTTGTATCCTTGTACGCGATAAAACGATGCTACAGATGCTCAAAGCCCTTATAGGGCTAAAAAACGTATTTCCTTATCCTCTCTTAGGGATTCACTCTGACAACGGTTCTGAATTCATTAATGAATCAATCATTCGATTTTCCGAAAAGTATCATCTAATCTTTACACGTGGCCGTCCTTACAAAAAGAACGATAACCCTCACGTAGAACAAAAAAACTTTTCAGTTGTTCGAAGAAATACTGGTTATCTCAGATTCGATAAATCAGAACACTTCGAAATTTTAGTAAAACTTTATTCTTTATTAAATCTTTATAATAATTACTTCTTGCCGGTTATGATGTTAAAAGAAAAGCATCACATTGGTTCAAAATCAATGCGAAAATACGATATTCCAAAAACACCGCTCCAGAGAGTTTTAAAGAGAAGTGAAATTCCAAGTGTAAATAAATTAGAAATAAAATCCATTTACAAGAATCTCGACCTTTCCTCGATTAAAAATGAAATAAACCAACTACAAGACGATCTAATCAAAATTGCAGCGCCAATTCGATCACCTAATGTGAAAGTAAGAAAGCGCAGGAAAAAGGCAATCTATCATACAACTCCAAAATGGAGACGAGAGTTTAGCCCTACTTCCTCGAATCCATTTTTACAACGTCAAAAAATGCAAGAATTAAGGAGGGCAGCCGAAACGGTTTGGAACAGGCAAAAATAGTATATTCAATCTCAAGAATTTAGGCTATATTTGGAGTAGATTTTTAGATAACGAAACAACTCATGTTTCATACTCGTTTTTCATGAGGAAAGTCGAGTGCCCGGTGGATGACATAAGAATCCACTCTAAATTGTTTTTAAGAATCATCTAAGACAGTTTCAACTACACAGAAGATGTTCGAAAAACCCTGGAATTTATCTGGGAAGTATTTAACGTGAATTCGGCGGTTGAAAATGAGAAAGAATTTTCTAAAAGTAAGAGTCCAGTTCCTACAATTTTAGAATTGTTTGTAAAGTCGTGATTTGTGGGTAGTTCCCACATTTTAAAAATAGA
The DNA window shown above is from Leptospira mayottensis 200901116 and carries:
- a CDS encoding DDE-type integrase/transposase/recombinase, translating into MIKVFRERYRYATKKEKISILNEFVSLSGFNRNYASQVLRKKEVLKKLSTKPKAQNKRTVYYDASVRKVLEDLWKLLDHICSKRLVHAIPETIKNLERFQTYKISKEIKQKLLKISASTIERLLVPIRKKLGIKGTSMTKQNKYLIDRIPIKTFGEWKDSLPGFTQIDLIAHNGGNVFGGFFSTLCATDVCTGWTICILVRDKTMLQMLKALIGLKNVFPYPLLGIHSDNGSEFINESIIRFSEKYHLIFTRGRPYKKNDNPHVEQKNFSVVRRNTGYLRFDKSEHFEILVKLYSLLNLYNNYFLPVMMLKEKHHIGSKSMRKYDIPKTPLQRVLKRSEIPSVNKLEIKSIYKNLDLSSIKNEINQLQDDLIKIAAPIRSPNVKVRKRRKKAIYHTTPKWRREFSPTSSNPFLQRQKMQELRRAAETVWNRQK